The following proteins come from a genomic window of Anaeromicrobium sediminis:
- a CDS encoding 4Fe-4S binding protein — protein sequence CYPLKASMEMSLEGKWPMVNYIIHMDREKCINCGICVKRCQLNVFEKKEKVIHMDVSKCLGCGICVSTCPKDALYLEKLK from the coding sequence GTTGCTATCCATTGAAAGCTTCTATGGAAATGAGTCTTGAAGGAAAATGGCCTATGGTGAACTATATTATACATATGGATAGAGAAAAGTGTATCAATTGTGGTATTTGTGTAAAGAGATGCCAACTGAATGTATTTGAGAAGAAAGAAAAAGTTATTCATATGGATGTTTCTAAATGTTTGGGATGTGGAATTTGTGTAAGTACTTGCCCTAAGGATGCTCTGTATTTAGAAAAACTTAAATGA